From one Humulus lupulus chromosome 8, drHumLupu1.1, whole genome shotgun sequence genomic stretch:
- the LOC133797567 gene encoding uncharacterized protein LOC133797567 has translation MVFRFGDWSFCVAILVLVLSSISSSNSLRIKKQVKTKSAVFLSPEFELGPGSVINRFYYDIDFPRGHIAVKSFNAEVVDEAGNPIPLHETYLHHWVVYRYYQPKDDHQKHNRSKVMIVGNNGICQNLGQYYGLGSETRKTPTFVPDPYGVEVGNPAEIPDGYEERWLVNVHAIDTRGAVDGLGCTECRCDLYNVSKDEYGRPLRSDYRGGLLCCYDQTECKVRKGFQGVKRSLYLRYTVEWIDWTDSILPVKIYIFDVTDTWNGLNSEHHCQVEYEVVESCKGTGMTSDRCIDTKSTRVSIPKGGYVVYGAAHQHTGGAGSTLYGEDGRVICWSNPIYGKGKQAGDEAGYIVGMSTCYPEPGSVKILDGETLVLESKYSSSQAHTGVMGLFYILVADQLPNSSKIF, from the exons ATGGTATTTCGTTTTGGAGATTGGTCTTTTTGTGTAGCAATATTAGTACTAGTATTGAGCAGCATATCAAGTTCAAATTCTCTGAGGATCAAAAAACAAGTTAAGACCAAATCCGCTGTATTTCTATCCCCTGAGTTTGAGTTGGGACCAGGATCAGTGATCAATAGATTTTACTATGACATTGACTTCCCAAGAGGTCATATTGCTGTGAAGAGTTTTAATGCAGAAGTTGTTGATGAAGCAGGGAACCCTATCCCTCTTCATGAAACTTATCTTCACCATTGGGTTGTTTACAGATACTATCAACCCAAAGATGACCATCAGAAACATAACAGATCAAAAGTTATGATAGTCGGTAACAATGGAATATGCCAGAATCTTGGGCAGTATTATGGTCTTGGCTCCGAAACAAGAAAAACGCCTACGTTTGTTCCTGATCCTTATGGTGTTGAAGTTGGTAATCCTGCTGAAATTCCTGATGGCTATGAGGAGAGATGGCTGGTCAATGTGCACGCAATCGATACGCGAGGCGCGGTGGATGGGCTGGGATGCACTGAGTGCAGGTGTGATCTTTATAACGTCTCCAAGGATGAGTATGGCCGGCCTTTGAGGTCAGATTATAGAGGAGGCCTGTTGTGTTGCTATGATCAAACAGAGTGTAAAGTGAGGAAAGGCTTTCAGGGGGTCAAGAGAAGTCTCTACCTCAGATATACTGTGGAATGGATTGATTGGACTGATTCTATTTTGCCTGTGAAGATCTATATTTTTGATGTTACTGATACTTGGAATGGTTTGAACTCTGAACATCATTGTCAA GTGGAATATGAAGTTGTGGAGTCATGCAAGGGCACTGGTATGACTAGTGACAGATGCATTGACACCAAAAGCACAAGGGTCAGCATACCAAAAGGTGGATATGTTGTGTATGGTGCTGCTCACCAGCATACCGGGGGAGCTGGCTCAACATTATATGGAGAG GATGGAAGGGTGATATGTTGGTCGAATCCAATCTATGGAAAAGGGAAGCAAGCAGGGGACGAGGCCGGTTACATTGTGGGAATGTCCACTTGTTATCCTGAACCGGGTTCAGTCAAGATTCTTGATGGTGAGACATTGGTTCTTGAGTCCAAGTACAGTAGCAGCCAAGCACACACTGGAGTTATGGGGCTATTTTACATTCTAGTCGCCGACCAATTGCCAAACTCATCGAAGATCTTTTGA